Proteins encoded together in one Bos indicus isolate NIAB-ARS_2022 breed Sahiwal x Tharparkar chromosome 3, NIAB-ARS_B.indTharparkar_mat_pri_1.0, whole genome shotgun sequence window:
- the LOC139179958 gene encoding late cornified envelope protein 1F-like translates to MSCQQNQQQCQPPPKCAPKCPTPKCPPKCPPKCPPVSSCCDVSSGGCCGSSSGGCCSSGCGGCCLSHHRRRRSHRCRPHRSDCCSQPSGGSGCCGGGSGQSYGGGCC, encoded by the coding sequence ATGTCCTGCCAGCAGAACCAGCAGCAGTGCCAGCCCCCTCCCAAGTGTGCCCCCAAGTGCCCCACCCCTAAATGCCCCCCAAAGTGTCCCCCGAAGTGCCCCCCAGTCTCCTCCTGCTGTGATGTCAGCTCCGGGGGCTGCTGTGGCTCCAGCTCCGGGGGCTGCTGCAGCTCTGGGTGTGGGGGCTGCTGCCTGAGCCACCACAGGCGCCGCAGGTCCCACCGCTGCAGACCCCACAGGTCTGACTGCTGCAGCCAGCCCTCGGGGGGCTCCGGGTGCTGTGGAGGGGGAAGTGGTCAGTCCTATGGAGGCGGCTGCTGCTGA